One window from the genome of Paracoccus zhejiangensis encodes:
- a CDS encoding DUF475 domain-containing protein: MSNGTPTAAAPKGGTLHYFKWAFIVTALGLALGAALGWQMTGTMGGMLTIFFICCVLAVLEISLSFDNAIVNANKLKDMTPEWQHRFLTWGIIIAVFGMRIVFPLLIVVVAAKIGPWQAMVLAASQPDEYSRIMKEAHLPIAAFGGTFLMMVGLSFFFDHEKDVHWVRWLERRMQKYATIRGIEVAVALVAVLIVSRFLDPVESQVFFQSAIWGLLTFLLVEVLGGLLDSSQEMMQAGAKGGLGAFLYLEVLDASFSFDGVIGAFALTHNLFVIAIGLGIGAMYVRSMTIMLVEKGTLTQYRYLEHGAFYAIIALSVIMFLQSFVHIPEVITGLGGAALIGVSLWSSMRWNKNTRADAS; encoded by the coding sequence ATGTCAAACGGAACCCCGACCGCCGCAGCACCCAAGGGCGGGACGCTGCATTACTTCAAATGGGCCTTTATCGTCACCGCACTTGGCCTCGCGCTTGGCGCGGCCCTTGGCTGGCAGATGACCGGCACGATGGGCGGGATGCTGACCATCTTCTTCATCTGCTGCGTTCTGGCGGTGCTGGAAATCTCGCTCAGCTTCGACAACGCCATCGTCAACGCCAACAAGCTGAAGGACATGACCCCGGAATGGCAGCACCGCTTCCTGACCTGGGGCATCATCATCGCCGTCTTCGGCATGCGGATCGTCTTCCCGCTGCTGATCGTCGTGGTGGCCGCCAAGATCGGCCCCTGGCAGGCGATGGTTCTGGCCGCGAGCCAGCCCGACGAATATTCGCGCATCATGAAAGAGGCGCATCTGCCCATCGCCGCCTTCGGTGGCACCTTCCTGATGATGGTCGGCCTCAGCTTCTTCTTCGACCACGAGAAGGACGTGCACTGGGTCCGCTGGCTGGAACGCCGGATGCAGAAATACGCCACCATCCGCGGCATCGAGGTCGCCGTCGCGCTGGTCGCGGTGCTGATCGTCTCGCGCTTCCTCGATCCGGTGGAATCGCAGGTCTTCTTCCAGTCGGCCATCTGGGGTCTTCTGACCTTCCTGCTGGTCGAGGTGCTGGGCGGTCTCCTGGACAGCAGCCAAGAGATGATGCAGGCCGGCGCAAAGGGTGGTCTGGGCGCCTTCCTCTATCTGGAAGTGCTGGATGCCTCGTTCAGTTTTGACGGCGTGATCGGTGCCTTCGCGCTGACCCACAACCTTTTCGTCATCGCCATCGGCCTTGGCATCGGCGCGATGTATGTGCGTTCGATGACCATCATGCTCGTCGAGAAGGGCACGCTGACCCAGTACCGCTACCTGGAGCACGGCGCCTTCTACGCCATCATCGCGCTGTCGGTGATCATGTTCCTGCAGAGCTTCGTACACATTCCCGAAGTCATCACCGGCCTTGGCGGCGCGGCGCTGATCGGCGTGTCGCTGTGGTCCTCGATGCGCTGGAACAAGAACACGCGGGCGGACGCAAGCTGA
- the acnA gene encoding aconitate hydratase AcnA produces MTHETTFEAGGSRWQIIDLPAAAGDRLARMPHIHRILLENVLRTAGPDADAAARAILAASDGPVDAEIPFRPCRVLMHDTTCGPALVDIAGMRSTLAEAGFDPALLNPVLPVDVSTDHSLAVDAFGGRDAMARNLANEYRRNGERYRFMKWAAGALDRFTVHPPGTGIMHTLNLERLSKVVQAEAGWLFPDAMIGTDSHTPMVNGIGVLAWGVGGIEAESVFFGMPVTLRVPDVVGVRMTGQLPEGVTATDLALTVTERLRRIDLADRFVEFFGPGVSTLSAGERAVIANMTPEFGANTGFFPVDQAVLDYLTATGRDPGHVALVEAYCRRQGLWFDPSETPQFSEVVEIDLSEIDVSVAGPRRPQDRLPASATQVAAAEVRGGPARVVDGVPDGAVAIAAITSCTNTSDPGLMVAAGLVARKARALGLTPPPWVKTSLAPGSPTARRYLERAGLMEDLEALGFGIVGFGCTTCIGNSGQLTDASQQALAEGRLQVAVLSGNRNFPGRVHPQLEAGFLASPPLVVAFALAGDVERDILTDEIAPGVTLADLWPTGTEIDAALALAARKDDFTVAYDEAEDSRMWAELDAPDSELFPWDEASTYIRRPPFAGFGEGSRLGSYQARPILVLGDDITTDHISPAGAIPAKGEAGEYLIARGENPRDLNVFSSRRGNWETMLRGLFTNRNVRNLLAPDIPPGSTRLPDGRDLPLWQAAEVYRAEEQPVVIVAGERYGMGSSRDWAAKGAALLGARAVMAVSFERIHRANLIGMGVLPLRLPAGVTPETLALSVDDRIEISADEATLHPRAPVSLRILRADGRVEALTAIAAIETSLEIETLRQGGLLPLILKRLTAQA; encoded by the coding sequence ATGACCCACGAGACGACGTTTGAGGCCGGCGGCTCCCGCTGGCAGATCATCGATTTGCCTGCCGCCGCCGGTGACCGGCTGGCGCGGATGCCGCATATTCACCGGATCCTGCTGGAAAACGTGCTGCGCACCGCCGGGCCGGATGCCGATGCCGCCGCCAGGGCGATCCTTGCAGCGAGTGACGGCCCGGTCGATGCCGAGATTCCCTTCCGGCCCTGCCGGGTGCTGATGCATGACACCACCTGCGGCCCGGCGCTGGTCGATATCGCCGGGATGCGCTCGACGCTCGCCGAGGCGGGGTTCGATCCGGCCCTCTTGAATCCGGTGCTGCCGGTCGATGTCTCGACCGACCATTCGCTGGCTGTCGATGCCTTTGGCGGGCGCGACGCAATGGCCCGCAATCTGGCGAATGAATATCGCCGGAATGGCGAACGCTACCGCTTCATGAAATGGGCTGCCGGCGCGCTGGACCGCTTTACCGTCCACCCGCCCGGCACCGGCATCATGCACACGCTGAACCTCGAGCGGCTGTCGAAGGTGGTGCAGGCCGAGGCGGGCTGGCTTTTCCCCGATGCAATGATCGGCACCGACAGCCATACGCCGATGGTCAATGGCATCGGCGTTCTGGCCTGGGGCGTCGGCGGGATCGAGGCGGAAAGCGTGTTCTTCGGCATGCCGGTGACGCTGCGCGTCCCCGATGTGGTGGGCGTGCGGATGACCGGGCAGCTGCCCGAAGGTGTCACCGCCACCGATCTGGCGCTGACGGTGACCGAGCGCCTGCGCCGGATCGATCTGGCGGATCGCTTTGTCGAGTTCTTCGGACCGGGTGTCAGCACCCTCTCGGCCGGGGAACGCGCGGTTATCGCCAATATGACGCCGGAATTTGGCGCCAATACCGGCTTCTTCCCGGTCGATCAGGCGGTTTTGGACTATCTGACAGCCACCGGCCGCGATCCCGGGCATGTGGCGCTGGTCGAGGCCTATTGCCGCCGTCAGGGGCTGTGGTTCGATCCCTCAGAGACCCCGCAATTCAGCGAGGTCGTCGAGATCGACCTGTCGGAAATCGACGTCAGCGTGGCCGGGCCACGCCGTCCGCAGGACCGTCTGCCCGCCTCGGCGACACAGGTTGCCGCGGCCGAGGTCCGGGGCGGTCCGGCGCGTGTGGTGGACGGCGTGCCCGACGGCGCCGTGGCCATCGCCGCCATCACCTCCTGCACCAATACCTCGGACCCCGGGCTGATGGTCGCCGCCGGTCTGGTCGCGCGCAAGGCGCGTGCGCTCGGCCTGACCCCGCCGCCTTGGGTCAAGACCTCGCTCGCCCCCGGCTCGCCCACCGCCCGGCGCTATCTGGAACGTGCCGGGCTGATGGAGGATCTCGAGGCGCTCGGCTTTGGCATCGTCGGCTTCGGCTGCACCACCTGCATCGGCAATTCGGGGCAATTGACCGATGCCTCACAGCAGGCGCTGGCCGAGGGCCGGCTGCAGGTCGCCGTGCTGTCGGGCAATCGCAACTTCCCGGGACGCGTGCATCCGCAGCTGGAGGCCGGTTTTCTCGCCTCGCCGCCGCTGGTCGTGGCCTTCGCGCTGGCGGGCGATGTCGAACGCGACATCCTGACAGACGAGATCGCCCCGGGCGTCACGCTGGCCGATCTCTGGCCCACGGGTACCGAGATCGACGCCGCGCTGGCCCTTGCTGCGCGCAAGGATGATTTCACCGTCGCCTATGACGAGGCCGAGGACAGCCGGATGTGGGCCGAGCTCGACGCCCCCGACAGCGAGCTCTTTCCGTGGGACGAAGCCTCGACCTATATCCGCCGCCCGCCCTTTGCCGGCTTTGGCGAGGGCAGTCGGCTTGGCAGCTATCAGGCGCGGCCGATCCTTGTTCTGGGCGATGACATCACCACCGACCACATCTCGCCCGCCGGTGCGATTCCGGCCAAGGGCGAGGCGGGCGAATACCTGATCGCGCGCGGCGAGAACCCGCGCGACCTGAACGTGTTTTCCTCGCGCCGGGGAAACTGGGAGACGATGCTGCGCGGGCTTTTCACCAACCGGAACGTCAGGAACCTGCTGGCCCCCGACATCCCCCCCGGCTCGACCCGCCTGCCGGATGGTCGCGATCTGCCCTTGTGGCAGGCGGCCGAGGTCTATCGCGCTGAGGAACAGCCCGTGGTGATTGTCGCGGGCGAGCGTTACGGCATGGGATCGTCGCGGGATTGGGCCGCCAAGGGCGCGGCGCTGCTGGGCGCGCGGGCGGTAATGGCGGTCAGTTTTGAGCGCATCCACCGCGCCAACCTGATCGGCATGGGCGTTCTGCCGCTGCGTCTGCCCGCAGGGGTGACGCCCGAAACGCTGGCGCTGAGCGTCGATGACCGGATCGAAATCTCTGCCGACGAAGCCACACTTCATCCCCGCGCGCCGGTGTCGCTTCGCATCCTGCGCGCCGATGGCCGGGTCGAAGCCCTGACCGCCATTGCCGCGATCGAGACCTCGCTGGAGATTGAAACCCTGCGGCAGGGCGGGCTTCTGCCGCTGATCCTGAAGCGGCTGACCGCGCAGGCTTAG